From Salinirubellus salinus, the proteins below share one genomic window:
- the eif1A gene encoding translation initiation factor eIF-1A has protein sequence MSEEEQGRRNLRMPNDDELFGVVTEHNGGNHVRVQCEDGKNRMGRIPGRMKYRTWINEGDVVIIEPWDWQDEKGNIEWRYTGQDADQLRREGHIQ, from the coding sequence ATGAGCGAAGAGGAACAGGGCCGCCGGAACCTCCGGATGCCCAACGACGACGAGCTGTTCGGTGTGGTGACAGAGCACAACGGTGGGAACCACGTCCGCGTGCAGTGTGAGGACGGCAAGAACCGGATGGGCCGCATCCCCGGCCGCATGAAGTACCGCACCTGGATCAACGAGGGCGACGTGGTCATCATCGAGCCGTGGGACTGGCAGGACGAGAAGGGCAACATCGAGTGGCGCTACACCGGCCAGGACGCGGACCAGCTCCGACGCGAAGGCCACATCCAGTAG
- a CDS encoding long-chain-fatty-acid--CoA ligase, with protein MNRPMTTLDFLDRGVDVYGDAVGVIAHDGTEYTYAEFGERVDRAAAALSELGIEAGDRVALLSPNTHWFLETLFAVNVLGAISVPLNYRLIAEDYEYILDDCGARAVVADHEYAEKVEEIRGEVPATAFVANPADRVDGDWLDYESLLEGADPDAVERADVSEDDPATINYTSGTTGDPKGVVRTHRTEHWHALVAAHHTDITDDDAYLWTLPMFHVNGWGYPYIITGVGGTHVCQRHFDAGGAFERIHAHDVTYLCGAPTVLESMIDHYKSHDIAATGDKPVRIATAASPPPEATIRTVEDELGWNILHVYGLTETGPLITTSNSPRRIESEGRFTVKTRQGHAMLGTEVRVVDADGEDVPRDDETMGEIVVRGNQVMDRYWNKPERTHEAFNDRVEGWFHTGDFATMDEREMISIKDRKKDVIISGGENISSVEVENALYDHPDVERVAVIGVPHEKWGETPKAIVVAADGADLTEEGVVEFARDNLAHFKCPTVVEFVDGLPETSTGKIRKVELREAHGDPVA; from the coding sequence ATGAACCGACCGATGACGACGTTGGACTTCCTCGACAGGGGGGTAGACGTCTACGGCGACGCCGTCGGCGTGATCGCCCACGACGGGACCGAGTACACCTACGCCGAGTTCGGCGAGCGCGTCGACCGTGCGGCGGCGGCGCTCTCGGAGCTCGGCATCGAGGCGGGCGACCGCGTGGCGCTGCTCTCGCCGAACACCCACTGGTTCCTGGAGACGCTGTTCGCGGTCAACGTCCTCGGGGCCATCTCGGTCCCGCTCAACTACCGACTCATCGCCGAGGACTACGAGTACATCCTCGACGACTGTGGGGCCCGGGCGGTCGTCGCCGACCACGAGTACGCCGAGAAGGTCGAGGAGATCCGCGGCGAGGTCCCCGCCACGGCGTTCGTCGCCAACCCGGCCGACCGCGTCGACGGCGACTGGCTCGACTACGAGTCACTCCTGGAGGGGGCCGACCCCGACGCGGTGGAGCGAGCCGACGTCTCCGAGGACGACCCCGCGACCATCAACTACACGAGCGGGACGACCGGCGACCCGAAGGGCGTGGTCCGGACCCACCGCACGGAACACTGGCACGCGCTGGTCGCCGCGCACCACACCGACATCACCGACGACGACGCCTACCTCTGGACGCTCCCGATGTTCCACGTCAACGGGTGGGGCTACCCCTACATCATCACCGGCGTCGGCGGGACGCACGTCTGCCAGCGCCACTTCGACGCCGGAGGCGCCTTCGAGCGCATCCACGCCCACGACGTGACCTACCTCTGTGGCGCACCGACGGTCCTCGAGTCGATGATCGACCACTACAAGTCCCACGACATCGCGGCGACCGGGGACAAGCCGGTCAGGATCGCGACCGCGGCCAGCCCGCCGCCCGAGGCCACCATCCGGACCGTCGAGGACGAACTCGGCTGGAACATCCTGCACGTCTACGGGCTGACCGAGACCGGCCCGCTGATCACGACGAGCAACTCGCCGCGGCGGATCGAGAGCGAGGGTCGCTTCACGGTCAAGACCCGGCAGGGCCACGCCATGCTCGGGACCGAGGTGCGCGTCGTCGACGCGGACGGCGAGGACGTCCCGCGCGACGACGAGACGATGGGCGAGATCGTCGTCCGCGGCAACCAGGTCATGGACCGCTACTGGAACAAGCCCGAGCGGACCCACGAAGCATTCAACGACCGGGTGGAGGGGTGGTTCCACACCGGCGACTTCGCCACCATGGACGAACGCGAGATGATCTCCATCAAGGACCGCAAGAAGGACGTCATCATCAGCGGCGGCGAGAACATCTCCAGCGTCGAGGTCGAGAACGCCCTCTACGACCATCCCGACGTCGAGCGCGTCGCCGTCATCGGCGTCCCCCACGAGAAGTGGGGTGAGACCCCCAAGGCCATCGTCGTGGCCGCCGACGGCGCCGACCTCACCGAGGAGGGGGTCGTCGAGTTCGCCCGCGACAACCTCGCGCACTTCAAGTGCCCGACCGTGGTCGAGTTCGTCGACGGCCTCCCCGAGACGTCCACGGGGAAGATCCGCAAGGTCGAACTCCGGGAGGCACACGGCGACCCCGTCGCGTGA
- a CDS encoding ArsR/SmtB family transcription factor has product MSQETDRLRRYMTQQVEDCCAADVEARIETLRGYQSGVGATLDGDLAALKTLGDETRHRIARLLVTAGEELCVCEITPAVDVSDSATSHALSDLHDAGLVTRRKEGRWRHYEATPRAEALLGALDETRGDGR; this is encoded by the coding sequence ATGTCGCAAGAGACGGACCGCCTCCGGCGGTACATGACACAGCAGGTCGAGGACTGCTGTGCGGCCGACGTCGAGGCTCGTATCGAGACCCTGCGGGGATACCAGTCGGGCGTCGGGGCGACGCTCGATGGCGACCTCGCCGCGCTGAAGACGCTCGGCGACGAGACCCGCCACCGCATCGCCCGTCTCCTCGTCACGGCCGGGGAGGAGCTGTGTGTCTGTGAGATAACGCCTGCCGTCGACGTGAGCGACAGCGCCACCAGTCACGCGCTCTCGGACCTCCACGACGCCGGGCTCGTCACCCGACGCAAGGAGGGGCGGTGGCGCCACTACGAGGCGACCCCGCGGGCCGAGGCGCTGCTGGGCGCGCTCGACGAGACCCGGGGTGACGGCCGGTGA
- a CDS encoding A24 family peptidase gives MLLDALLRSSTADLLRLLAVPAFAWAAYRDVRTRRVPNRLWVPLAALGVLTLALDFSTGLPADPFDRQLVYLRVGVSVAMVAPLGYIFYRIGGFGGADAKAVLVLALLFPLYPVYFLPDAALPIHDATLGVFSLTVFSNTVIAGVLYPVALSVRNLLSGKVGLPMVIGTPVAVPRLATAYGSLLETPDGYTRSGLDIDALRMYLRWRGLTLSEVRADPERYRDPRSLPETFGDPGDGAVEDGAPIADGGERTGGSRSSMDERSESIGGEPSERSERGEGTPAVTRVDWWGAEAFLEDIDGTAYGTTPTKLRGGLDVVAHEDEVWITPGIPFIVPMFVGLVLALTYGDVLFVLLQATGLVP, from the coding sequence GTGTTGCTCGACGCGCTGCTCCGGTCGTCCACCGCCGATCTCCTGCGGCTGCTCGCCGTCCCCGCGTTCGCGTGGGCTGCCTACCGTGACGTCCGGACCCGGCGGGTCCCGAACCGGCTCTGGGTCCCCCTCGCCGCCCTCGGCGTCCTCACCCTCGCGCTCGACTTCTCGACCGGGCTCCCCGCCGACCCGTTCGACCGCCAACTCGTCTACCTCCGCGTCGGGGTGAGCGTCGCGATGGTCGCCCCGCTGGGCTACATCTTCTACCGTATCGGCGGCTTCGGCGGCGCCGACGCGAAGGCCGTCCTCGTGCTCGCGCTGCTGTTCCCACTCTACCCGGTCTACTTCCTGCCGGACGCGGCGCTCCCGATACACGACGCCACGCTCGGAGTGTTCTCGCTCACGGTCTTCTCGAACACCGTCATCGCGGGGGTGCTCTACCCCGTCGCGCTCTCGGTCCGGAACCTCCTCTCCGGGAAGGTCGGGCTCCCGATGGTCATCGGGACGCCGGTGGCCGTCCCGCGACTCGCCACCGCCTACGGGAGCCTGCTGGAGACGCCCGACGGCTACACCCGGTCGGGACTGGACATCGACGCGCTCCGGATGTACCTCCGCTGGCGGGGGCTGACGCTCTCGGAGGTGCGCGCCGACCCCGAACGGTACCGCGACCCCCGCTCGCTCCCGGAGACGTTCGGGGACCCGGGCGACGGCGCGGTGGAGGACGGGGCACCCATCGCAGACGGGGGTGAGCGGACCGGCGGTTCGCGATCCTCGATGGACGAACGGAGTGAGTCCATCGGTGGTGAGCCCAGTGAGCGAAGCGAGCGAGGCGAGGGAACGCCCGCCGTCACCCGCGTCGACTGGTGGGGTGCCGAGGCGTTCCTCGAGGACATCGACGGCACCGCCTACGGCACCACGCCGACCAAACTCCGCGGGGGCCTCGACGTGGTCGCCCACGAGGACGAGGTGTGGATAACGCCGGGCATCCCGTTCATCGTCCCGATGTTCGTGGGACTGGTGCTGGCGCTGACCTACGGCGACGTGCTGTTCGTCCTGTTGCAGGCGACCGGACTGGTGCCGTAG
- the hisI gene encoding phosphoribosyl-AMP cyclohydrolase, giving the protein MTETHAGEATETGVDLAFDEQGLLPAVAQDAESGEVLMLAYVNREALARTRETGEAHYYSRSREELWHKGASSGHTQAVEEVRVDCDGDTLLYLVEQDGGACHTGYRSCFYRTVDGETVGEKVFDPDDVYE; this is encoded by the coding sequence ATGACCGAGACGCACGCGGGCGAGGCCACCGAGACGGGCGTCGACCTCGCGTTCGACGAGCAGGGACTCCTCCCGGCCGTCGCGCAGGACGCCGAGAGCGGCGAGGTGCTGATGCTCGCCTACGTGAACCGCGAGGCGCTCGCCCGGACCCGCGAGACGGGCGAGGCGCACTACTACTCCCGCTCGCGCGAGGAGCTCTGGCACAAGGGCGCGAGTTCGGGGCACACGCAGGCCGTCGAGGAGGTCCGGGTGGACTGCGACGGCGACACCCTGCTCTACCTCGTCGAACAGGACGGCGGCGCCTGTCACACCGGCTACCGCTCGTGTTTCTACCGGACCGTCGACGGCGAGACGGTCGGCGAGAAGGTGTTCGACCCCGACGATGTCTACGAGTGA
- the fer gene encoding ferredoxin Fer — translation MPTVEYLNYEVLDDHGWSLDDDDLFDNAADAGLDAEDYGSLDVNEGEYILEAAEAQGYDWPFSCRAGACANCAAIVKEGDIQMDMQQILSDEEVDDKNVRLTCIGSPTADTVRIVYNAKHLDYLQNRVI, via the coding sequence ATGCCCACGGTAGAATACCTCAACTACGAAGTGTTAGACGACCACGGCTGGTCGCTCGACGACGACGACCTCTTCGACAACGCGGCCGACGCCGGCCTCGACGCCGAGGACTACGGGTCGCTCGACGTCAACGAGGGCGAGTACATCCTCGAGGCTGCCGAGGCCCAGGGGTACGACTGGCCGTTCTCCTGCCGTGCCGGCGCCTGTGCGAACTGCGCGGCCATCGTCAAGGAGGGCGACATCCAGATGGACATGCAGCAGATCCTCTCGGACGAGGAAGTGGACGACAAGAACGTCCGCCTGACGTGTATCGGCTCCCCGACGGCCGACACCGTCAGGATCGTCTACAACGCGAAGCACCTGGACTACCTCCAGAACCGCGTCATCTGA
- a CDS encoding phosphorylase family protein, producing the protein MIPNYEDKYDADAVFSPTEVVGMGREGLPDVPPAVILGYQPKLTEFVEQRADSPVEIVRSQHLYPVTETVGYVPVHEWGTAAPISAMVTENVVAAGAEAVILLGGGAGLRTDIPAGAAILPTDAIRDEGVSYHYVPDGEAVTPTASLVDGLDDALSAAGFDTRRGPTWTTSAFYRETVPEISAYGDDGVLTLDMESAAIWAVCRYRGVDTASVHELSGVFTPEEWQPATENDRDVTEMFEPCVAALEPHVADT; encoded by the coding sequence GTGATTCCCAACTACGAGGACAAGTACGACGCCGACGCCGTGTTCTCACCGACGGAGGTGGTCGGGATGGGGCGTGAGGGACTCCCGGACGTTCCGCCAGCCGTGATCCTCGGCTACCAGCCGAAACTCACCGAGTTCGTCGAACAGCGGGCCGACTCGCCGGTCGAGATCGTCCGTTCGCAGCACCTGTACCCGGTGACGGAGACGGTCGGGTACGTCCCCGTCCACGAGTGGGGAACCGCTGCGCCCATCTCGGCGATGGTCACGGAGAACGTCGTCGCAGCGGGTGCCGAGGCCGTCATCCTGCTGGGTGGTGGCGCGGGACTGCGAACGGACATCCCAGCCGGTGCGGCCATCCTCCCCACCGACGCCATCCGTGACGAGGGGGTCTCCTACCACTACGTCCCCGACGGGGAGGCGGTGACACCGACGGCGTCGCTCGTCGACGGTCTGGACGACGCCCTCTCGGCGGCGGGCTTCGACACGCGCCGCGGGCCGACGTGGACGACGAGCGCCTTCTACCGCGAGACCGTCCCCGAGATCAGCGCGTACGGCGACGACGGCGTCCTCACGCTGGACATGGAGTCCGCGGCGATCTGGGCGGTGTGTCGGTACCGCGGCGTCGACACCGCGTCCGTCCACGAGCTGAGTGGCGTCTTCACACCCGAGGAGTGGCAGCCGGCGACCGAGAACGACCGGGACGTGACGGAGATGTTCGAGCCGTGCGTGGCCGCACTGGAGCCCCACGTGGCCGACACGTAG
- the arsM gene encoding arsenite methyltransferase translates to MPESGSEGDSGAALAPETQRRLVRERYGAIATSDDGEDCCSSAACCDPAAAPGGEGTRERGELLGYSTDDLDSVEAGANLGLGCGNPKALASLAPGESVLDLGSGAGFDCFLAAQEVGEAGRVVGVDMTPEMVEQARANAAANESENVEFRLGEIEHLPVADGTVDVVISNCVVNLSPDEAQVFREAFRALRAGGRLAISDVVLTAPVPDDVRADPDSVAACVAGASTIGRLEELLADAGFEDVEVTPKDDSDRFVREWDDDRDPSAFLVSAAITARKPHAERGEGA, encoded by the coding sequence GTGCCTGAGTCCGGCTCGGAGGGTGACTCGGGCGCTGCGCTCGCTCCCGAGACGCAGCGCCGGCTCGTCCGCGAGCGGTACGGCGCCATCGCGACCAGCGACGACGGGGAGGACTGCTGTTCGAGTGCGGCGTGCTGTGACCCGGCGGCCGCGCCGGGCGGCGAGGGGACCCGCGAACGGGGCGAACTGCTCGGCTACTCGACGGACGACCTCGACAGCGTCGAGGCGGGGGCGAACCTCGGCCTCGGCTGTGGGAACCCGAAGGCGCTCGCCTCGCTCGCTCCCGGTGAAAGCGTCCTCGACCTCGGCTCCGGTGCGGGCTTCGACTGCTTCCTCGCCGCCCAGGAGGTGGGCGAGGCGGGCCGCGTCGTCGGCGTCGACATGACCCCCGAGATGGTCGAGCAGGCGCGGGCGAACGCCGCCGCGAACGAGAGCGAGAACGTGGAGTTCCGCCTCGGGGAGATCGAACACCTCCCGGTCGCCGACGGCACCGTGGACGTCGTCATCTCCAACTGCGTGGTGAACCTCTCGCCGGACGAGGCGCAGGTGTTCCGGGAAGCCTTCCGCGCCCTCCGGGCTGGGGGCAGACTCGCCATCTCCGACGTGGTGCTGACGGCACCGGTGCCCGACGACGTGCGCGCCGACCCAGACTCGGTCGCGGCCTGCGTGGCCGGTGCCTCCACCATCGGCCGGCTGGAGGAGCTGCTGGCGGACGCCGGGTTCGAGGACGTCGAGGTCACCCCGAAGGACGACAGTGACCGGTTCGTCCGGGAGTGGGACGACGACCGGGACCCGAGTGCGTTCCTCGTCTCGGCGGCCATCACCGCCCGGAAGCCGCACGCGGAGCGCGGCGAGGGAGCCTGA
- a CDS encoding helix-turn-helix transcriptional regulator yields the protein MDPETTNTRRASVAERRGDVLTALAAGPLDQRDLRDAVSVSRSTVYKALRELEAADLVREGDGGRYHLTQYGRLLRRQHDDYVARRDQLAAAAPVLNELPESLLVPLAFAERGRVYTADRYAPERPFAQMERISEASYDYRCLSPIAVPRYMQQIHERVEDDGLDVELLVERPAVEPLRSYARFDDAVDDPDFSLRATDGELPFGLLVTEDTGLACLFTYGDGGSLRGMLVSGAPAAYDWAVRQYDRFREDAEAVTSDA from the coding sequence ATGGACCCGGAGACGACGAACACGCGACGGGCGTCCGTGGCCGAGCGTCGCGGGGACGTGCTGACCGCGCTCGCCGCCGGCCCTCTCGACCAGCGTGACCTCCGTGACGCCGTCTCCGTCTCACGGTCGACCGTCTACAAGGCGCTCCGGGAGCTGGAGGCCGCGGACCTCGTCCGCGAGGGCGACGGCGGCCGCTACCACCTCACCCAGTACGGCCGGCTCCTCCGGCGCCAGCACGACGACTACGTCGCCCGGCGGGACCAGCTGGCGGCAGCCGCACCCGTGCTGAACGAACTGCCGGAGTCGCTGCTGGTCCCGCTGGCGTTCGCCGAGCGGGGCCGCGTCTACACGGCCGACCGCTACGCCCCCGAGCGGCCGTTCGCCCAGATGGAGCGCATCTCGGAGGCCTCGTACGACTACCGCTGTCTCTCGCCCATCGCCGTCCCGCGGTACATGCAGCAGATACACGAGCGCGTCGAGGACGACGGCCTCGACGTCGAACTGCTCGTCGAGCGCCCGGCCGTCGAACCGCTCCGCTCGTACGCCCGGTTCGACGACGCCGTCGACGACCCCGACTTCTCGCTGCGGGCGACCGACGGCGAACTCCCGTTCGGCCTGCTCGTCACCGAGGACACGGGGCTGGCGTGCCTGTTCACCTACGGCGACGGCGGCTCGCTCCGTGGGATGCTCGTGAGCGGGGCGCCCGCGGCCTACGACTGGGCCGTCCGGCAGTACGACCGGTTCCGAGAGGACGCCGAGGCCGTCACGAGCGACGCCTGA
- a CDS encoding low molecular weight phosphatase family protein yields MSDAEPVRVAFVCVQNAGRSQMSTAFAEAERDARGLTDIVEILTGGTHPADHVHEAVVTVMGEAGFDLSGNVPREIATEELESCDYVATMGCSTLELDADASEVDVRDWALADPDGRPLDEVREIRDEVRARVSALFDEIEREVLPSA; encoded by the coding sequence GTGAGCGACGCCGAGCCCGTCCGCGTCGCGTTCGTGTGTGTCCAGAACGCCGGCCGCTCGCAGATGTCGACCGCGTTCGCCGAGGCCGAGCGCGACGCCCGGGGCCTCACCGACATCGTCGAGATACTGACCGGCGGGACGCACCCGGCAGACCACGTCCACGAGGCGGTCGTCACCGTGATGGGCGAGGCGGGGTTCGACCTCTCCGGGAACGTCCCCCGGGAGATAGCCACCGAGGAACTCGAGTCGTGCGACTACGTCGCCACGATGGGCTGTTCGACACTGGAACTCGACGCCGATGCGTCCGAGGTCGACGTCCGCGACTGGGCACTGGCCGACCCCGACGGACGGCCGCTCGACGAGGTCCGCGAGATTCGTGACGAGGTTCGGGCGCGTGTGAGCGCCCTCTTCGACGAGATCGAACGGGAGGTGCTGCCGAGTGCCTGA
- a CDS encoding DUF7118 family protein yields the protein MSTSEHATAPDVSDLAADLREAGERRADLEARVKERGETRLERLADAYRGAERLLDRYEDRATDYDDFAGFVEFQDAFVEFVEGLDDDLPEREAFEAADETFQKSRLTEEDFEAAREALAPAREAATLLDRYREARERFGERRHEARQRADELDERCEELEGLLALGATDLDVPVEELREPVEAYNASVREAFKQFRREKSARELLSLVDEAADRPFVDFRAPPTRLLEYVRESEVGEEPVTTLLEYADYSNQKLGHYVEAPHELQRHVATNRSYLDRLDGEPLTFAWPPRPASEVEFRAKEYQRVLGGFAPDETVARLREVRDAARDAERYGDLREAAHVLDRLGDGERERLEDGSLARELAETRVARDELREALAAVD from the coding sequence ATGTCTACGAGTGAGCACGCCACCGCGCCGGACGTGAGCGACCTCGCCGCCGACCTGCGCGAGGCCGGCGAGCGACGCGCCGACCTCGAAGCCCGCGTCAAGGAGCGCGGCGAGACCCGCCTCGAACGGCTGGCCGACGCCTACCGCGGCGCCGAGCGACTGCTCGACCGCTACGAGGACCGGGCCACAGACTACGACGACTTCGCCGGTTTCGTTGAGTTCCAGGACGCGTTCGTCGAGTTCGTCGAGGGGCTGGACGACGACCTGCCCGAGCGCGAGGCGTTCGAGGCCGCCGACGAGACGTTCCAGAAGTCCCGGCTCACCGAGGAGGACTTCGAGGCGGCCCGCGAGGCGCTCGCCCCCGCCCGCGAGGCTGCCACGCTGCTGGACCGCTACCGCGAGGCACGCGAGCGGTTCGGCGAGCGTCGACACGAGGCCCGCCAGCGCGCCGACGAACTGGACGAGCGCTGCGAGGAACTCGAGGGACTGCTCGCACTGGGCGCGACGGACCTCGACGTGCCCGTCGAGGAGTTGCGCGAGCCCGTCGAGGCGTACAACGCGTCGGTCCGCGAGGCGTTCAAGCAGTTCCGCCGGGAGAAGTCGGCCCGCGAACTCCTCTCGCTGGTCGACGAGGCCGCCGACCGGCCGTTCGTCGACTTCCGCGCCCCGCCGACCCGCCTGCTGGAGTACGTCCGCGAGAGCGAGGTGGGCGAGGAGCCGGTGACGACACTGCTCGAGTACGCCGACTACTCCAACCAGAAGCTGGGCCACTACGTCGAGGCGCCACACGAACTCCAGCGACACGTCGCCACCAACCGGAGCTACCTCGACCGACTCGACGGCGAGCCGCTGACGTTCGCGTGGCCCCCGCGACCCGCCTCGGAGGTGGAGTTCCGGGCCAAGGAGTACCAGCGCGTCCTCGGCGGGTTCGCGCCGGACGAGACGGTGGCTCGCCTGCGCGAGGTACGCGACGCGGCCCGCGACGCCGAGCGCTACGGCGACCTGCGCGAGGCCGCGCACGTGCTCGACCGACTCGGCGACGGGGAGCGCGAGCGGCTCGAAGACGGGTCGCTGGCCCGCGAACTGGCCGAGACCAGAGTCGCCCGCGACGAACTTCGCGAGGCGCTCGCGGCCGTCGACTGA
- the glmM gene encoding phosphoglucosamine mutase, with protein sequence MEIFGSSGVRGVVGEEMTPEFVTRVARAAGATFRADGERVVALGRDTRRTGPMLTDAAAAGLAAVGCDVRRLDVIPTPGLQAYCDAEAVPAMMVTASHNPPAYNGVKLVGADGCELSRAALERVEERLLAGHADTAASDDRVDWATVGEVERVDGARRRYVDELLRSVDRERIADADLTVALDPGHGAGALTSPDFFRRLGCRVVTVNAQPDGHFPGRDPEPVAANLPDLGALVRAAGADVGIAHDGDADRAVFFDETGSYLEGDATLAALAAANLEPGDATVSAVNVSQRLVDVAEECGADLKLTPIGSTHIVTRIRELRAEGRSVPVAGEGNGGVLFPPYRLTRDGAYTAARFLELLADRPASEVVEPHTGYENVRLNLHYDDVEERAAMLGAAEAHAADADAELNTIDGYRLDFGDAWVLARPSGTEPLVRVYAEAKSRDRAETLAGALEAAMLAARE encoded by the coding sequence ATGGAGATATTCGGGTCCAGCGGCGTCCGTGGGGTCGTCGGGGAGGAGATGACGCCCGAGTTCGTCACGCGCGTGGCTCGGGCGGCGGGCGCGACGTTCCGGGCGGACGGCGAGCGCGTGGTGGCGCTCGGCCGCGACACCAGACGGACCGGCCCGATGCTGACCGACGCCGCCGCCGCCGGCCTCGCCGCCGTCGGCTGTGACGTGCGACGACTCGACGTGATCCCCACCCCCGGCCTGCAGGCCTACTGCGACGCCGAGGCCGTCCCCGCGATGATGGTGACGGCGAGCCACAACCCGCCGGCGTACAACGGCGTGAAACTCGTCGGCGCCGACGGCTGTGAACTCTCGCGGGCCGCACTCGAACGCGTCGAGGAGCGACTCCTCGCCGGTCACGCCGACACCGCCGCCAGCGACGATCGGGTCGACTGGGCCACGGTCGGCGAGGTCGAACGGGTCGACGGCGCCCGGCGACGCTACGTCGACGAACTGCTCCGTTCGGTCGACCGCGAACGCATCGCCGACGCCGACCTGACCGTGGCGCTGGACCCCGGCCACGGCGCGGGTGCGCTCACCTCTCCCGACTTCTTCCGCCGACTCGGCTGTCGCGTCGTCACCGTCAACGCCCAGCCCGACGGCCACTTCCCCGGCCGCGACCCGGAGCCCGTCGCCGCGAACCTCCCGGACCTCGGCGCCCTCGTCCGTGCGGCCGGCGCGGACGTGGGTATCGCCCACGACGGCGACGCGGACCGTGCGGTGTTCTTCGACGAGACGGGGAGCTACCTCGAGGGGGACGCCACGCTCGCGGCGCTCGCCGCCGCCAACCTCGAACCGGGCGACGCCACCGTCTCGGCGGTGAACGTCTCCCAGCGGCTCGTCGACGTGGCCGAGGAGTGTGGCGCAGACCTCAAACTCACGCCCATCGGGTCGACCCACATCGTCACGCGCATCCGCGAGTTGCGTGCCGAGGGGCGCTCGGTCCCGGTCGCCGGCGAGGGCAACGGCGGGGTGCTGTTCCCGCCCTACCGGCTCACCCGCGACGGCGCCTACACCGCCGCCCGGTTCCTCGAACTGCTGGCCGACCGCCCCGCCAGCGAGGTGGTCGAACCCCACACCGGCTACGAGAACGTCCGGCTCAACCTCCACTACGACGACGTGGAGGAACGCGCCGCGATGCTCGGGGCCGCCGAGGCACACGCGGCCGACGCGGACGCCGAGCTGAACACCATCGACGGCTACCGACTCGACTTCGGCGACGCGTGGGTGCTCGCGCGCCCCTCGGGGACCGAACCGCTGGTGCGGGTGTACGCCGAGGCGAAGTCACGCGACCGGGCGGAGACGCTCGCGGGAGCGCTCGAGGCCGCGATGCTGGCGGCGCGGGAGTAA
- a CDS encoding cysteine hydrolase family protein, giving the protein MDLTDAALVLVDIQRGFDDPAWGERNNPEAEARAAAVLAAFREADRPVFHVHHHSTEEGSPLRPDTDHGTEPKPECAPREGEAVLTKRVNSAFVGTDLENRLHRADVGTVVLVGLTTDHCVSTTARMAENLGFDVVVVRDAMATFDRSFDGERIDAETSHRVALAHLSGEFATVATAADVRSALEAVATG; this is encoded by the coding sequence ATGGACCTCACAGACGCCGCCCTCGTCCTCGTCGACATCCAGCGGGGGTTCGACGACCCGGCGTGGGGTGAGCGCAACAACCCCGAGGCCGAGGCGCGGGCCGCGGCGGTGCTCGCGGCGTTCCGCGAGGCCGACCGACCGGTGTTCCACGTCCACCACCACTCCACCGAGGAGGGGTCGCCGCTCCGGCCCGATACGGACCACGGGACCGAGCCGAAGCCGGAGTGTGCGCCCCGCGAGGGCGAAGCCGTCCTCACCAAGCGGGTCAACAGCGCGTTCGTCGGGACGGACCTCGAGAACCGCCTCCACCGGGCGGACGTGGGGACGGTGGTGCTCGTGGGGCTGACGACGGACCACTGCGTCTCGACGACCGCGCGGATGGCCGAGAACCTCGGGTTCGACGTGGTCGTGGTGCGCGACGCGATGGCGACGTTCGACCGCTCGTTCGACGGCGAGCGGATCGACGCCGAGACCTCACACCGGGTGGCGCTGGCGCACCTCTCGGGGGAGTTCGCGACGGTGGCGACGGCGGCCGACGTCCGGAGCGCGCTCGAGGCCGTCGCTACGGGCTGA